A genome region from Pseudodesulfovibrio alkaliphilus includes the following:
- a CDS encoding cytochrome c maturation protein CcmE has translation MAKKSNKTVYAVALTLFLGGLGYLIFSGLTQDSMYFLNVSEALAVEPGEVRQARLFGKVSPEGLVLDPDNLGAAFNLIDKMDPTKILRVEYRGALPDTFKEDVEVIVEGGLDPAATVFTARTLVTKCPSKYEEESRQMEQAKG, from the coding sequence TGCGGTAGCGCTGACGCTCTTCCTGGGCGGCCTTGGCTACCTGATTTTTTCCGGCCTGACCCAGGACAGCATGTATTTCCTCAACGTGTCCGAGGCCCTGGCCGTGGAACCTGGGGAGGTGCGTCAGGCGCGTCTGTTCGGCAAGGTCTCGCCCGAGGGACTGGTGCTCGACCCGGACAACCTCGGTGCGGCCTTCAACCTCATCGACAAGATGGACCCGACCAAGATCCTGCGCGTGGAGTACCGGGGAGCGCTGCCCGACACCTTCAAGGAGGATGTCGAGGTCATCGTGGAAGGCGGACTCGACCCTGCCGCCACGGTGTTCACGGCCCGGACCCTGGTGACCAAATGTCCCTCCAAGTACGAGGAGGAGAGCCGCCAGATGGAGCAGGCCAAAGGCTGA